The following is a genomic window from Planctomycetia bacterium.
GGCGTAGGACGCCGCGGCCGGTCAGTGATCGTCAGAAGGCACGATGCCAGGTTCTACGATCGTCTGCTTCTTCTACTGGCCAGTAAGGGACACGTGAAGCCAAGTTCGCGATCTCCGCTGGAGTTCGCACGCGATCTCGCATCAGCCCACCGCGAGCTCAAAGACCTGCCGCTCATCACCAATTGGTTCTATGAGGTCCAGTACGGTCGAAGTGCCCTCACCCAGCAGCAGCAGATGCGAATTCGAGCCCTCCTCGCCCGACTTCGTGAAGACACGGCATTCGGCGCGCGAAACGAGCAGGACCGCATCGTTGCCGGAGGAACGCTTTGACGTTGGAGATGCGGCGCACAGATCGTACCCGCGCTCGCCCATGAAGTGAGTTTCTCTCGCCGGCGCCGATCAGCCGGGGCCCTTGCGAGTTCGTCGGATGACCCACGTTCCGATGAAACACATCGCCAGTGTTACCGCGCTCGTTGCCCCGCAAAGGCCGCACGCTGCACCCAGCCCGCCCGGCGGAACAATCGAGAAAATCGGCGACGTCGTCACCGACATCGTGAACACAGTCTTCACGCTGCATCCCATGCTGTCGAAAGCCTCAACCTGCACAACATACGCGCCCGGCGTCACCGAACTGATCACCGGGTCTGTCGTCTCATCACCGCTGATGACGCCGTCAATCTGCGGACCGGAGAGGATCGACCATTTGAAATGATAAGGTGGCGTCCCGCCCGTCGCGGCAAACTGCGCTCCGGGCTCCAGCGTCCCCCCGACCGTAATAATCGGGTGCTGCGTCGCATAGAGCCCCGCATCGAGTTTCACCGGCTGCCCCGTAACCGGATTACCGCCCGTCGGGCAGTTGTCGCATGCGTCGCCGATCCCGTCGCCGTCGCTGTCGGCCTGGTCCGGATTGGCAGCGAAGACGCAATTGTCGCAGGCGTCTCCGATGCCGTCGAAATCGGCATCGAACTGATTGGAATTCGGCACGTTGATACAGTTGTCGCACAGATTGCCGATTCCATCTCCATCGGCATCGGTCTGGTTCTCATTCGTGACGTTGGGGCAATTGTCGCAGGCGTTGCCGTGCGAGTCGCCGTCGTTGTTCGCCTGGTTGGGGTTGGCGTGATCCGGGCAGTTGTCGCAGACATTTCCAACGCCGTCGCCGTCGGTGTCCGCCTGATTCGTGTTGGGCGTCATGGGGCAGTTGTCGCACAGGTCGCCGACGCCGTCCCCATCGCCATCCGCCTGGTTGGCGTTGGCAATGTTCGGACAATTGTCACAGGCATTGCCGATACCATCGCCATCGGTGTCGGCCTGTGTCGAATTCGCAACCATCGGACAGTTGTCGCACTCGTCCAGCACGCCATCCGTGTCGAAATCGGAAAGCAGCGGCACGGTCAGCCGCACATCATCGATCTGCCACCCGAGAAAGTTGCCCACGATCGGCGTCGAACTCGCCTGAAACGTGAACTGAATACGAACCGTCGAGCCCGCGAAGCTGGACAAGTCGAGCATCTTGTCCTCAACCGCCCCGGTCCCGCCGCTCTCCGTCAGAACGCTCACCCCGTTGACTTGCACGCTTGCAAAGTCGAGGCCGGCGCGCGTCTGAAGCCGCGAACAGTAAGTCAGCGTGACGTTGGTCGCATTGCTCGGTATGTAAACGACCGGCGACGTAATCTGACCAGAGTCCGACGCCGCATACCTGCAGGTCGTTTCATCACCGGCATATGCGAACCCGCCGCCTTCGCAGGGCATTCCTGCCGTGCCGCAATCCCCGGTCGCTAACCAGATTCCGCTGGCCGTCCAGCCATCGACGAATCCGTCCTCAAAGCTTGTTAAAAGAATGACGCCGTCCGGTGGATGAAATTGGCACGCGTCGAGTAGACCGTCCCGGTCGCAGTCCCGGCTGGCATTTTGCGCGATCTCGCACGAGTCCGGCCCGCCCGAGCTGTTACAATTGCACTCGCACGCGTCAATAACTCCATTGGAACAGGCATCGAGTGATGCGTCGGCCTCGATCTCGACGCGGTCCACAATCCCGTTGGTATTGCAGTCAATGGCCGCGGGATACTCGATGAATGCCGCGATGTAGTTGCCGCCGCCGCACGCCGCCGAATTCACCGCCCCCGAGGCGATCATGTTGATCGTCGCGTTCCCGCCCGCCAGCGCCATGTTGTATGTCGTCGCATCAATGACCAATTCATCGGAGTCAGGCGTCGTCGCGCACAAGGAAGCGTTATTATCAAACACGCTTCCGATACCCGTACCGTTGATCTGCACGGAAACGTTTTGGCCATTGTCCAAAAAGTCGCCGACCCCCTTGAACGCCAGCCGAACCGGCCCTGCCGCATTAGGTGGCCCCGTCATCGTGAACGACCGAGGCGAGCCCGAGCCGATCGTGCTCAGCACCGCCGAAGAGTTGGCAAACTGCGAATTCTCAATTCCTGCCAGCAGGTTGGCACTACAGTTCACGCAAGTGACGAGCTTCACATCATCCACGTACCAGCCCGCCGCGCCGTCGCATTCGTCGCGACCGAAGTCGAATCGCACCTGAATCGTCGTCGTCCCCGCAAGAAAACCGCTCAGATCGACGACCGTCACGCCCCATTCGCCCCCGACCCCGGTCCATGACTCCTGCCCGGCCAGCGGATTCGTATTTCCCTGTGCCCCTGAACGGAGCTTCCCGTTGTATGGGTTAAACTTGAACGCCGTCCTCGGAACAACCGACACCGTCCGCCCGTTCGTGCGAACTTTCAGATTCCCGCCGTCAAACTGACCTTCCGAAGCAAGGTAATGACTGAAGACCAGCTGAAGCGAAGTGAGTCCGCTCGGCAGCGGTATCTCCGGACTAAGCAGCGAGTGTGACGCCGAAGTGCCGCCGCTAAGGCACCCGACACCGCCGGGAAAGTCCCCCGCGAACCACGCGACACCGGGCCGACCAAACGGCAGCGGATTGGTGGACAGCATCCACGAAAACGGCGTCGCCGGACCGGAGTTGGTAACCGTCCACCGGCCCGCGCCATTCTCAAAATCGTCCTCGAAAAGCGTCCGCGGCTGAGTGCAAAGCGTCGTCGGCTCGCCAGGCTCAAGCACAAGATCCGTCTGGCCCCGTGCCGCCTCCTGCCCGATCGCCAGAATGCAGATAAGTAAAACGGCGATGACCGGCCCGGCCGAAGCGGGTCGGGTCTGAAATGACAAGGATTGAGCGCTGATCATGCGGCAAGGTCCTGTCCGAAGTCCGCCCCCCGTTCGGGCCGTCGTTGGAATGTCCGTCGATGCGACCATGGGCAGGAACACGCAAAGTGGCGGCGCGAGGCTTGCGACCGCTACTCTGAATGCAGAATCTACCCACTTACGATATCCCAACCACGCCCCAAAAACAACCCTGCGGAGCCTCATTGCCCCGCTGGAGGCAACGCCGGTAGCTCAAATCGTCATTGGAAATGCGCCAGGGCCGGTGGACCGAAAACATGTTTCGGAGCGGACCAATCCGCATGGGTGGCCGGCGGGTCTTAACCACCAGACTGCTCTTCGAGCATCTTGCGGAGATAGTTGTTTTCCCGACGTGTGGCCTCAAGATCGAACAACAGATACTTGATCGACAGCCGCAGATAATCAATCGAATCCTGCAGGCTCGTCACGGTCTGTTTGAGCTTCTCGTGCCGATCCTTGGTCTGGGCCGCCAGCGTCTGCAGCTTGGCCCGATCCTCTTCCGGGATATTGCCGATTTCCTGTACCAGATCCGCAAGCTTCTTCTGGAAATTCGCCTCGTCCATTTTTCTCCCCCCTCGCACGACTTCTTAAAGGTCTTCCCTTGCGACCTCGTTGCATTAGGCTTTCGCCGTGTCGCGTCTCTCTAGAGGCATGGTCTGTGCCCGACGGGATTCCGAGGCTTTCAAAAGCGCCGAGGCCGGTAATATTCAAGGGACCCGGCGAAAATCTCCGTTCACCCCTTTGGGCGACGTTCCCGTGGGCCGGTCCTGCTGTAGCGGAGTGCTGTCGAAAAGCGACACCCGGTGATTGCAAAAAGCCCGATGAATCGAAATAAGAACGCCGGTCCGATTATCGGCGTCAAAATCAGAGGTTCGATTGATCGTTGCAGACCAGAAATCGATGCGTGCCAACCACGTCCGTAGCGGCCGATACCCAGCCGTGTTTTGTCTGGGGCTCGTCGTCCTGACGTCGATCCTCGCCTTCGGCGAAACAACCAACGCCCCATTTCTAAATTGGGACGACGATCGTAATTTCGTCGCCAATACGGACTTTCGCGGCGTAGGCGCCGATCAGTTCCGTTGGGCCTGGAACACTTACCACCTCGGCGTCTGGCAGCCGCTCAGTTGGCTCCTGCTCGGCGCTCAGTGGCAGGTGGGGGGGATGCAGCCCGTTATCTACCGAGCAGTCAGCCTCGCGCTGCATGTGTTGAACAGCATGCTGTTCTACCTGCTCCTTCGTCGTCTCTTAATCGCCGCGCCCGCAAAGGCCGCCGTCCCGCCTGATGAAGCAATTGATGTCGCCGCCGTCGCCGGCGCAGTGCTGTTCGCGTGTCACCCTCTTCGCGTGGAGCCCGTCGTCTGGATCTCCTGCCAGCCCTATCTCCCCGCCGTCGCCTGTTACCTGGTGTCCGTCCTTGCATATTTACATGCTTTCTCAAAGCCGCATCGCCCGCGATATGTCTGGTGGCTCGCCAGCCTTGGCTGCTTCTCCGCCGCCGTGATGTTCAAAGCCGTCGCCGTCAGTCTGCCCCTCGTCTTGTTGATCCTCGATCTATACGTGTTGCGTCGACGCGAAGCCGGCGCAAATGAGCCCCGCGCCCGATGGACGACGCTGCTGATGGAAAAGCTCCCATTCGTTCTAGTCCTGATCCCCGTCTCGATGTGGGCCGTCGCTGCCAAAGACTTCAATGAGTCTCGCGTGGCCTGGGCAGACATCCATCTGGGTGAACGGTTAGCCCAAAGCGCCTACGGTATCGTCTTCTATCTGCAAAAGACCCTCCTCCCCATCGGTCTAAGTCCCTACGATCGAATGCCGGACGACCTTGCGCTAACGACCAGCCGCTTTCTGATTTGCATGGTGCTGGCGGCGACTGTGACGTGCGTTCTGTTCATGCGACGGAGGCGCTCCCCCTGGCTCCTCGCCGCGTGGCTGGCCTACGTCGTCATCCTGCTGCCCAATCTCGGCGTCGTGCAGTTCAGTCAGCAATTGGCCGCCGACCGCTACAGCTACCTCGGCATCATGCCGATCATGGCCGTCGTCGCCGCCGCAATCGCCGGCCTATGGCGCCGCGCGTCCCATCGCCCCAACACGCGCCCCGCGCTCGTCATCGCCCTGACCGCGCTCTCTCTTGGTAGCGTCTACGGCTCAAGGACCTACGCACGCCACTGGCAAAACTCCCTCAGCCTCTGGCAGCGCGTGCTCGATCTCGATCCCGATTGTGCCGTCGCCCACTGCAATCTCGGCGATGCCCTCCTTCGCGAAAACCGCACGACCGAGGCCTCCCGCCACTTCGCCGCCGCCATCGACCTCGATCCCAATTTCTCCTTTGCCTACGCCAACTTCGCCGCGCTCCTCGTCCGCGCCGGTCGTCTGGACGACGCCGTCTTCGCCGCCCAGCGAGCCCTCGCCGGCGATTCTCCGCTCCGCGGTCGCGACCTCGCTCGGGCCCATGCGATACTCGGCGAGGCCTACGCCGCCCAGCGCCGCGACGACCTCGCCTGGCATCACACCCTGCTGGCAAAGGAACTGGGTTTCGCCGAGGCGCAAAAGATGATCGACTATCTCAGCCGATTCTCATCGCCCCCGACGACTCAGCCCGTGCTTTCGCCGCAAAATTAGTGTTAGCTGACTTGGAAGTGACTAAATCGACTGTCGACTCGGCTCGCCGGTCGTCTCGGGAGCCGGAGGCTCGCCCTGTGCCGGCGCGCCCGGCGTGATGCCGCGCATCTTCCGAACGGCCGCGCCCACCGGGCCGCTCAAGGCGTACAAGATGGCGGCAAGTGCAATCGTGAGTTGAAACTGAACTACCAACCCAATGAGAAGAATGATGACGATCCCGACGATCTGTCGAAACGGCCGCCTGCCGCGAAGGATGGCATTGACCACGTGCGGATACCCGAATCGACTCACCATCAAGAGGCCCAGCACCATCGCAAAGGGCGGCATCGTTCGACCGATCAGCCGATAGGTCCAGTCTGACATCGTCCCCACCAACAGGTCCTGATGGAGAATGACCAGGCTGATCAACGCCCCTGCCGCGCCCGGCGTCGGCAATCCGCGAAACCCCATGTGCGCAGACTCGTCCGCGACACTCTCCACGTTAAACCGCGCCAACCGAAGCGCGGCGCACGACACGAACACCGCCGCCATGACCCACTCGGCTCGCCAATAAGCCCGGGCCAGACCGGATAACGCCGTCACATCGCCGGGATACGCGATGCACAGCACCAGCACCGCCGGTGCCACGCCGAAGCTTACCACATCCGCCAGCGAGTCAAGCTGCGCGCCGAACTCACTCGTCTTTCGCGTCATCCGCGCCAGCCGCCCGTCGATCGCGTCGAAAAACATGGATGCAAAAAGCAGATACGCCGCAATGGCCAGGAAGCTCGGAAAGAAATTGCTCAGTCGCGCCCCGTCGATCGCGCTGAAGTGCCGACCGGCCCCACCCGCCTGCATGCTCAGCATGCAGACGTAAATCGCCCCCAGACCGCAAAGCAGATTCCCCAGCGTGGCCAGCGATGGCAGCACCGCGACCGTCTTCAACACGCGGTCGTGTCGTCGCGCCTTTCGTCGGGATACTTCCGGGTCGTTTGCGACTCTCATAAGGCTCGGCTCTTCCAGTTTCGCGTCCATTCCGCGATCAGGCGATCGTCGGTTCTTCTCGCCGTCGTCCCATCGCTACCCGCGGGCCGGGCGCTGCCTCGGGAACGCATCGCATCATCACGCTGGCGCCACCGCGTACAAAGTCGCCGACCCTCACCACCGGATTAAACCCCGACGCCTTCGGCACAATCAACTCCGTCCGCGAGCCGAACTTAATCAGTCCAATCCGCTGACCGCACTCCAGCGTGTCCCCCGGACCAACCCGGCAGATGATTCTTCGGGCAATCAGCCCCGCAATCTGACGAACGATCACCGGACCGCCGATCTTGCCTGTGGGTTCAATAACGATGGTGTTCGCTTCGTTCCGTACGCCGCACTCCGGGTGCCTGGCGTCGAGAAACTCCCCGGGCTTGTGCTCGCAGGAAACCACCCGCCCGCTGCAAGGCGACCGGTTGATATGCACGTCGAAGACCGAGAGAAAGATGCTCACCTTAAACGCAGGCCCGCCGACAAGGTCGCAGTCCTCGATGGTCGTGACCTCCGTCACCTTGCCGTCAGCCGGCGAAACCATCACGTTCGCATCGGTAGGAACAACCCGGTGCGGATCGCGAAAGAACGCAATGCTGAAGACCCAGACCGCGAAAAGAACAATCGCCGGGACCCACAGCCATTGGGAATAAACCGATGCCGCCCACGCCGCCGCGACTGCCGGGACGAGGCAGACAAGCGTGGAGATTGTTATTTCCCGGAGGCCTTCCCGCGCAATGGTCATTTCAAGAGCTCTGCAATAGATGCGTTTCGTCGCGGGGGAATGATAGCGGAAGATGCGCGGCTTGGCGCGTCCGGCAGGATGAGAGAATCTCGCAAAGGGCCCTGACTACCGCCGCGTGACCTCTTCCACGTAATTCGGCTGCCAGATCGTGCCGCCCAAGCCGTAGATGGAGCGCGTGTCGAAATAACCGTGGGCCACGTGGCCATCCGCGAACGCGACCGACCAAGCGGAAAACTTGCGGTGCCAACCGTTGCGCTGCGGCAGCGACGGCGGCATGGGGTCGTCTTCGAGTGCCTCAGGCGAGGCGTTGTAGGTGGCCCCATAGAAGCCCTGCTCGCTCCAAAGGATGAACTGCGAGGCGTTGCCGCCGACCAGATGCCGGGCGATCTTGCTCGACAGTGCGGCATACCGAACCGGATCGTGAATCGCCGAGGCGAAGTCGTAACCGGCGTAGCCCTGGAGCCAGCGCGTGTTGAGCGAGTAGCTGCTCCCGTTCGCCTCCCAACTGCTGCGCATCTCCTCTTCGGTAAATTGCGCCGGCCCGCCGATGATCGATGTCGTATTCGATCGATCGCCCGGACAGATGAATGACTTGATCACGTCCCGCCCGCGGTCATTGAAGTCCAACGGACTCGCCATCGCCGTTCGATCGATGTACTTGTTCAGCGGACGGATCTGCGCCGGATACTGGCTGCTGTCCGCGTAAGCGTCGCTGGGCTTCGGCGCCCGGAAGCCCCCGAATACCCACGGCGTCACAAGAGTCGGTGTGTAATTCCGATGGAACGGAGCCTGATACCACGGGTAAAGCTGAGCGCCCGACTGATCGTCGGTGTACATCGCGCTGGCTTGCAGAATCGTGCGAAGATTCGCCAGGCACTTCACCTTCTTCGCCTCTTCGCGAGAGGCCCGCAGGTACGGCAGCAGAATCGAGACCAGGAGCCCCAAGATCGCCAGGACGACGAGCAGTTCGATCAGTGTGAACGCGGACCGCCGACGGCTCGGCCGTCGTTGTTCACGATGGGTTTTGCTGCAGGTCGGCACTAGCCACCCTCGACCTTGCTGCCGGAATCTCCACCCCGGCGATGCGCTTAAATAACCTTGGCCGGCGGTTCGCTCGGCACGGGCACCTTCTTTGGATCAATCTCGAGAGGTCTTGGTTCCACGATATTTGTTCCCGGCTTCACGCAGGCGGGGCACCGAGGCGATCCACCTTCCACCTCAGAGCCGAGATACGCCCCCTGGCACGATCGGCACTGCCGGGCCAGAAAAGCCTCGCACCGGCCGCACGCCGGACAATCGATCGGTCGGCCGCCGTTGTACGGGCCCCTGGCAAGCTCCATGACCCGCGCGGCGGTCAGATGCATCGACTGCCCGCAGGCGCGGCATTTCCAGAGCGTTTCCGTCTGCGGTGACTGCGCGGCGACCGCGTCGTCATTCCCTGCTATGACGGCGACGCTGGCTACCGAGAGCGCGGCAGCGACCAGGATGAGAATGAGGCTTTTCATGCGAGCGGTTCCCCGTGAAAGGGAAGTATGATCGGCTCTTCGCAATATCTTAACCCCCCAGCCAAACCAAAGTCCAGACGAATCGTCCGGGCCAAATGGGGCCCTGACCGTCCGCCAATGTGTCCAGCGGCCTGCCTGCCGGCTCCGGCGGTCATGCGATTTCGCGGGAAAGACGCTCCTTTTGGCCTCCAGATGGCCATCGCCGAAGGTGACATAAGGTGACACAGCCGGATTTGGGCGATTGCAACTCGCGTGGCGGTCGCGTGTTGGGGCAAGTTGAAAATTCGGCGGTTTTTGATGAGATGACGGTGACACAGTTGAAATTTCACCGGGCCGGGTGATCGCGGATCGAGAGCGGTCAGTTGGCGTGGGCGCGGCGCGGGAGCGGTCGGGTGGCATGGCCGCGGCTTTGGGCGGCGATGAGATTTCGCCGCCGCTGCGCTCGTTTTTATCCTCAAGAAGGCCATCGGTGAAGGTGACATAAGGTGACACACCCGATTTTTTTCGTTTGCAACTCTCGTGTCGGGCATGTGTTGGGGCAGCGCACGATTTAGGCGGTTTTTGGTGAAAAAGACCTGAGACACGTGGCCCGCGGCTCGAGGCGCGGAGCGGCAAGGTCGGCCTGCGCCCCGTGGCGCGGAAGGGCCCGTTGACCGAGGGACAGAGTGATATGGGTTTTTCATCGCGCGCCATCCCGCCGAGCCTGATTGGATCGAACTCCATTCAACAATTCTTGCTCGGTGTCCGCGCCTTGATTCGCACAGCAATGCGTTCTCCATGCGACCGGTTCGAGCCGAAGTGGACGGCAATAGGCGGCGCAGCCGCGTCGCCCTAGAATGCCCCCTCGTGGCCGGACTTCCCTACAAACGACGGCGATTGAAAAGAGGGCTGGCGTTGCTCAACCTGGCGAGCGCCCTCGCGCTGACCCTGGCGAGTGCAGCATCGTTCCAGTGGTCGTTGACCTATTTTGGGGCTACCCACAACGTCATGTTCATTGCCGGAGGGCTCTATATCCCACCGAAACTCACTCGTGTCGGTCAAGGGATCACATTCGAACGCTCGATGACAGCCAAGCTGCCGTGGAAAATTCGTCTGGAGTTTTTCTTCAAATTGCCGTCGTGGTCGGGAACAGACTCGCTTTTCATCCCGTTTGGCTGGCCCGTGGTTATCCTTGCGGCAGGCTCGATGTTCGCCTTGTGGAAGGTGCCACGCGGATTCCCCGACGGGCATTGCCAATCCTGCGGCTACAACCTGACCGGCAACCAAAGCGGAATTTGTCCAGAGTGCGGGACGACGACGGCCCGTAGGGCCAACGATGGTTGACAGTGGCATTAGCCACTGGGTAGCGGGCATCGATCCAATTCTCTTCTTCTTCCTCACCACCCGGAGGGTGGACGAGCTCTGGTCATCCAACTTCGTCCGTCCTCCGGACGGGAGTGACAGGGGGGCGTCATGGTCCAGTGATTGAAATCACTGGCTACCATCGTGCGCCCTGCCGGGCGAAGGCCAAGTCCGCGCGCGCCCTCCCGGCCGAATACCAAAGCCGAGTTCGCCTTGCAGGGCGACGACCAGGCCCAAGCGCGACTTGTCTCGTGAATGTTTAGTCCCAGGGGAATGTGTCGGGCGAATTCCAAACCTGAGCGTGGGCATGCCGTCAACCGCGATGGGGACAACTGGTTGGTGGAGAACCGCCCGGACTGAAGTCCGGGGCTCGTCGATTGGCGGCGGCGGCGGCGCGCGGCGCGGTGTGCAGTGCCGGCGCGGGATGGATGGAATCTGCGGAAATCCGACGCAAACGTTTACCCGCCGCTTGGCAGCGTCAGCGTAAAGGTCGCCCCTTCGCCGAAGCGGCTTTCCACGCTGATCTCTCCGTTCTGTTCCGTCATGAGTTGTCGACAGATGTGCAGGCCCAGGCCGATGCCGCCGCGGTCGAGTCGGCCTTCGTGCTGCTTCGTGCTGAAGAACGGCTGGAAGATGCTGCCCAGATGTTCCGAGCGGATGCCGCTGCCCTTGTCGGCCACGCGAATCGCCACGCGGTCGCCGATCTGCTCCGCCGAGATCGTCAGCCTGCCCGTCCGCCCCAGCATCGCCTGCCGCGCGTTGAGGCAAAGATTGAAGAACACCTGCTGAAGCGACGCCGCGCTGAATCGGGCATGCAGTTCTTCGGGCACCGAGATAACCAGCGAGATGCCGTCCTTCTCCAGATCACGGCCGAGGCACTCGATCGCCTCCTGAATGATCGGGCGAATGGGCTGGACCGAGGGCCCGGTCCGGTCGTCCGTCGCCATTCCGAGAATCTTCGAGCAAAGCACGGCCATCTTCTGACCGCTCTTGAGCGACTTCTCCAGCGCGGTGCGCATGAGCTCGGGCTCTCCGCGCGTGAGGGCGAACTGGCTGTGGCTGATGATCGGCGTCAGGAGATTGTTGAACTCGTGGGCGAGCATCGAAGAGACGGTGCCGAGCGATGCGAGGCGCTGAAGCCGCTGCACCTGCTGCTGAAGCGCCGCCATCTGATGATCGAGGTTGTCGAGGTGCTGCTGTACGTTGCCTTCGGCGTCGGATAGATTGACATTCGTGGAGGCGTCGTGGTTCATGCGAGGTTCTTTATCCGCGATGTTGGCTGTTAGAAAGCGTACGTGCCTGTTATCGGCAATCACATCGGACGACTTGGAAACGTATCGCCCCATTGGCCGTGTGATCCGCCTGACAAATCGCGAAGGCCCGTCAGGATGCGCCGACCTACAGAGTCTTCGGCGATTCTTGCGCCGCGTCGCCCAAAGGAGTTGACCGAGGTGGACTTGCAGGACCGATTCGATCAACTGCTCGGCCTCGCCGAACGCCTCGGCCTGACCATCCGCCGCGAGCCGCTCGGTGGGGAGGGCGGGGGCTACTGCGTCCTCAAGGGCAAGGGCGTCCTCTTCGTGGACACGCTTGCCGATCTGGAGACGCGCTACGACCGCACACTAACGACCCTGGCCCGTCTGCCGCAGATTGAGGAGCACTTCGTCTCGCCTGAATTGCGGGACGAACTGGTCCGCGCCAAAGGGTGATCTTTTTGGATAGGTGTCGCCGGGCTGCTGTGCATGTTTGCACAGCGCGGCGCAATAAAAAACGATGGAGCCGGCAGCCGTCCCGAGCCAAATACACCGCCGACCCCATCGCAAATGCTCTTAGAAGATCAATGTCGCGAGGCGGTCCTGGAATTGCACCAGTTTTGCCCGCGACCCGAGCGTTTTCTTTTTCACCCGCCATGCCTGAACTGCCCGACATCGAGCTCTACTGTGGTGCGTTGCGTGAACGCGTCATCCGCCGTCCGCTGGTGAATGTCCGCGTGCTCAGCTCGTTTCTCCTGCGAACCGTGGACCCGCCCCTGGAAGCGGCCAATGGCCGAACCGTCATCGCCGTGTCGCGACTGGGGAAGCGGATCGTGCTGGGCCTCGACGGCGATCTGCACCTCGTGATTCATCTCATGATCGCCGGTCGCCTGCGCTGGCTCGCCTCTGACGCCAAGCCCCCGGGCAAGATCGCCCTCGCCGTGTTCGATTTTCCCGACGGCCGACTGGTCATCACCGAAGCCGGCACCAAACGCCGCGCCGCCCTGCACCTCGTCGCGGGCCGCGCCGCCCTTTCCGCGCACAACCCCGGCGGCCTGGAACCGCTGACCGCTGACTTGAACGCCTTCGCCGGGGCATTGCGCCGCGAGAACCACACGCTGAAGCGCGCACTCACCGATCCCCGGCTCTTTTCCGGCATCGGCAACGCTTACTCCGACGAGATTCTCCACGCGGCGCGCC
Proteins encoded in this region:
- a CDS encoding thrombospondin type 3 repeat-containing protein — protein: MPCEGGGFAYAGDETTCRYAASDSGQITSPVVYIPSNATNVTLTYCSRLQTRAGLDFASVQVNGVSVLTESGGTGAVEDKMLDLSSFAGSTVRIQFTFQASSTPIVGNFLGWQIDDVRLTVPLLSDFDTDGVLDECDNCPMVANSTQADTDGDGIGNACDNCPNIANANQADGDGDGVGDLCDNCPMTPNTNQADTDGDGVGNVCDNCPDHANPNQANNDGDSHGNACDNCPNVTNENQTDADGDGIGNLCDNCINVPNSNQFDADFDGIGDACDNCVFAANPDQADSDGDGIGDACDNCPTGGNPVTGQPVKLDAGLYATQHPIITVGGTLEPGAQFAATGGTPPYHFKWSILSGPQIDGVISGDETTDPVISSVTPGAYVVQVEAFDSMGCSVKTVFTMSVTTSPIFSIVPPGGLGAACGLCGATSAVTLAMCFIGTWVIRRTRKGPG
- a CDS encoding tetratricopeptide repeat protein; translation: MRANHVRSGRYPAVFCLGLVVLTSILAFGETTNAPFLNWDDDRNFVANTDFRGVGADQFRWAWNTYHLGVWQPLSWLLLGAQWQVGGMQPVIYRAVSLALHVLNSMLFYLLLRRLLIAAPAKAAVPPDEAIDVAAVAGAVLFACHPLRVEPVVWISCQPYLPAVACYLVSVLAYLHAFSKPHRPRYVWWLASLGCFSAAVMFKAVAVSLPLVLLILDLYVLRRREAGANEPRARWTTLLMEKLPFVLVLIPVSMWAVAAKDFNESRVAWADIHLGERLAQSAYGIVFYLQKTLLPIGLSPYDRMPDDLALTTSRFLICMVLAATVTCVLFMRRRRSPWLLAAWLAYVVILLPNLGVVQFSQQLAADRYSYLGIMPIMAVVAAAIAGLWRRASHRPNTRPALVIALTALSLGSVYGSRTYARHWQNSLSLWQRVLDLDPDCAVAHCNLGDALLRENRTTEASRHFAAAIDLDPNFSFAYANFAALLVRAGRLDDAVFAAQRALAGDSPLRGRDLARAHAILGEAYAAQRRDDLAWHHTLLAKELGFAEAQKMIDYLSRFSSPPTTQPVLSPQN
- a CDS encoding CDP-alcohol phosphatidyltransferase family protein; translation: MRVANDPEVSRRKARRHDRVLKTVAVLPSLATLGNLLCGLGAIYVCMLSMQAGGAGRHFSAIDGARLSNFFPSFLAIAAYLLFASMFFDAIDGRLARMTRKTSEFGAQLDSLADVVSFGVAPAVLVLCIAYPGDVTALSGLARAYWRAEWVMAAVFVSCAALRLARFNVESVADESAHMGFRGLPTPGAAGALISLVILHQDLLVGTMSDWTYRLIGRTMPPFAMVLGLLMVSRFGYPHVVNAILRGRRPFRQIVGIVIILLIGLVVQFQLTIALAAILYALSGPVGAAVRKMRGITPGAPAQGEPPAPETTGEPSRQSI
- a CDS encoding phosphatidylserine decarboxylase family protein, coding for MTIAREGLREITISTLVCLVPAVAAAWAASVYSQWLWVPAIVLFAVWVFSIAFFRDPHRVVPTDANVMVSPADGKVTEVTTIEDCDLVGGPAFKVSIFLSVFDVHINRSPCSGRVVSCEHKPGEFLDARHPECGVRNEANTIVIEPTGKIGGPVIVRQIAGLIARRIICRVGPGDTLECGQRIGLIKFGSRTELIVPKASGFNPVVRVGDFVRGGASVMMRCVPEAAPGPRVAMGRRREEPTIA
- a CDS encoding type II secretion system protein, which produces MPTCSKTHREQRRPSRRRSAFTLIELLVVLAILGLLVSILLPYLRASREEAKKVKCLANLRTILQASAMYTDDQSGAQLYPWYQAPFHRNYTPTLVTPWVFGGFRAPKPSDAYADSSQYPAQIRPLNKYIDRTAMASPLDFNDRGRDVIKSFICPGDRSNTTSIIGGPAQFTEEEMRSSWEANGSSYSLNTRWLQGYAGYDFASAIHDPVRYAALSSKIARHLVGGNASQFILWSEQGFYGATYNASPEALEDDPMPPSLPQRNGWHRKFSAWSVAFADGHVAHGYFDTRSIYGLGGTIWQPNYVEEVTRR
- a CDS encoding HAMP domain-containing histidine kinase; its protein translation is MNHDASTNVNLSDAEGNVQQHLDNLDHQMAALQQQVQRLQRLASLGTVSSMLAHEFNNLLTPIISHSQFALTRGEPELMRTALEKSLKSGQKMAVLCSKILGMATDDRTGPSVQPIRPIIQEAIECLGRDLEKDGISLVISVPEELHARFSAASLQQVFFNLCLNARQAMLGRTGRLTISAEQIGDRVAIRVADKGSGIRSEHLGSIFQPFFSTKQHEGRLDRGGIGLGLHICRQLMTEQNGEISVESRFGEGATFTLTLPSGG
- a CDS encoding Fpg/Nei family DNA glycosylase, which gives rise to MPELPDIELYCGALRERVIRRPLVNVRVLSSFLLRTVDPPLEAANGRTVIAVSRLGKRIVLGLDGDLHLVIHLMIAGRLRWLASDAKPPGKIALAVFDFPDGRLVITEAGTKRRAALHLVAGRAALSAHNPGGLEPLTADLNAFAGALRRENHTLKRALTDPRLFSGIGNAYSDEILHAARLSPVKWTQKLNDDEIAALHAATIRVLSEWTAALSQEFAGRFPGAGDITAFRPDFAAHGRYGLPCPVCGTAIQRIRYAENETNYCARCQVGGKVLADRSLSRLLKDDWPRSIESLEEHRPPPNT